GAGGATGCTCCCGTCTCGGGTGCAGCGCACAGGCGCTGGAGTTCAGTGATCACGTGGGTCGGGTCGCCGGAGACGACCCGCAAGTAGCTGTCGACGCGAGTGGACTCGTCCACCTGCCAGACGACGCGCACCAGTCCGCCGGGCTCGACGACTCGGTCGATCGCGACAGTGGCACGGTCGACCGCGACGAGGCGGTTGGATGCGAGGAACACGGTGGGCGAGCCGTCCAGGCTCAGGGCGAGGCCGCGATCGGTGATGACGGCTTCGCCGCGCGCGCGGTACGCCAGGGGCCGGATGGTGAGGCGCTCCAGCGGCTGGTCATGGCGGGTGGTCGCGACATAGAGAACCTCGTGCCGGCTGAGGACATCCGCATGCTCGGGCACACCGAGCGGCGCGTGCAGCCCGGAATCACGGCGGAGGCGTCGACGCCATGCGAAGAGCATCGCACCGAGAACCAACACAGCGGCGCCGATCATGACGGCGACGGCGGCTTCGTAACTCATCGTGCAAGCTCCTCGACGACAGCGCCGTTCGCGAGCGTGGCGTACCCGCGGTGCACGGTCCACTCCACCCGACCCGGCAGATCACGACCGAGGTACGGCGAGTTCACGCTGCGACCTCGGAGGTCGTCCTGCGTGAACGTGCCGCGCACGCTCGCGTCGTAAAGCGTGAACTCTGCGGGCTGACCGACTTCGAGCGGGGTGCCGTGTCCGGCCAGCGAGCCGATGCGCGCAGGAGCTGCACTCATGACGCGGGCCACATCCGACCAGCCCAGGAGGCCGGTCTCGACCATCGACTGGTGCACGACCCGCAATGCGCTCTCGAGCCCGACCATGCCGTTCGCTGCAGCCTGCCATTCGCAGGACTTGCTCTCGCTGGGGTGCGGGGCATGATCGGTCGCGACGATGTCGATCGTGCCGTCCGCGAGGCCCTCGCGGACGGCGAGCACGTCTTCTTCGCGACGAAGCGGCGGGTTGACCTTGAATCGCGCGTCGTAATCGCGGGCCAGCTCGTCCGTCAGCAGCAGGTGGTGCGGCGTCACCTCGGCGGTGACCGCGATGCCCCGCTTCTTGGCCCAGCGGATCAGGTCGACGGATCCGGCGGTGGAGAGGTGGCAGACGTGCAGGCGAGAGCCGACGTGCTCGGCAAGAAGCACGTCGCGGGCGATGATCGACTCCTCGGCCACGGCTGGCCATCCGGCGAGGCCGAGCTCTGCCGAGACGGCGCCCTCGTTCATCTGCGCGCCCTCAGTCAGGCGCGGATCCTGCGCGTGCTGGGCGATCACTCCCCCGAAGGACTTCACGTACTCAAGAGCGCGGCGCATGATCAGCGAGTCCCAGACACAGAATCCGTCGTCGCTGAAGACGCGGACGTTCGCGCGTGAGGTCGCCATGGCACCGAGCTCGGCGAGACGCTCACCCTTCTGGCCCACCGTGACCGCGCCGATCGGCTGGACGGTGGCGTATCCGGCTGCCTCGCCCAGCGCGAGCTCCTGCTCGACAACGCCGGCCGAGTCGGCAACCGGTGACGTGTTCGGCATGGCGAACACGGCGGTGAAACCGCCGGCGGCAGCCGCGCGGGTGCCGGAGAGGATCGTCTCGGATGCCTCGTAGCCGGGCTCGCGCAGGTGCGTGTGCAGGTCGACCAGCCCGGGCAGAGCGACGAGGCCTTCCACATCGAGCACGCGTGCGCCCGCGGCGGAGACTCCCGACCCGATCTCGGCGATGACACCGTCGCGCACGAGGATGTCGGCGCTCTGCGTGCCGAGGAGCTGCGCTCCGCGGAAGACGAGTGTCTCAGTCATGCGTTCGGGCTTCCCATCTCGTCTTCGTTTCGTTCTCCTGCCAGCAGCAGGTACAGCACGGCCATGCGCACGGAAACACCGTTCGTGACCTGTTCGAGCACCGTGGAGCGGGGGGAATCTGCCGCTTCGGCGGAGATCTCCAGACCCCGGTTCATCGGCCCCGGGTGCAACACAATGCTATCGCCCGTGAGCCGTGCAAGTCGTACCGGGTCGAGGCCCCAACGGCGGGAATACTCCCGCTCACTCGGGAAAAACGCCGCGTGCATGCGCTCCAGCTGGATCCGCAGCATCATGACCGCGTCCGGGTCCTCCGCCAGCGCCTCGTCGAGGTCGTACAGAACGCGAACGGGCCAGTTCGAGACATCCTGCGGAATGAGGGTCGGAGGCGTCACGAGCGTGACGTGGGCGCCGAGCGCCGCGAGGAGCCACACGTTGGAGCGCGCCACCCGAGAGTGCAGCACATCACCCACGATCACGATGCGGATGCCCGTGAGGTCACGACCACGACTGTCGGCGCCGAAGCGGCGCTTGCGGATCGTGAAGGCGTCGAGAAGAGCCTGCGTCGGATGCTCGTGCGTGCCGTCGCCGGCATTGACGACGCCGGCACTGATCCACCCGCTGGTCGCCAGCGTGCGCGGCGCCCCGGACGCGGGGTGCCGGATGACGACAGCATCCGCTCCCATCGCCTCGAGAGTCTGCGCCGTGTCTTTGAGGCTCTCGCCTTTAGAGACGCTCGATCCCTTCGCGGCGAAGTTGATGACGTCTGCGGACAGTCGCTTCGCGGCGGCTTCGAAGGAGATGCGGGTCCGTGTCGAGTCCTCGAAGAAGAGGTTGACGACCGTCTTTCCGCGCAGCGTCGGAAGCTTCTTGATCTCGCGCGACTGCGTGTCGGCCATGTCCTCGGCGACGTCGAGGATGCGCAGCGCCTCGGCGCGTGCGAGCGTCTGGGTGTCGAGCAGGTGTCTCATCCTTCGATCGCCACCTCGTCTATGCCGTCGTTCTCGGTGAGGCGCACGTTGACGCGCTCCTGCCGAGAGGACGGGATGTTCTTGCCGATGAAATCGGGCCGGATGGGCAGTTCGCGGTGACCGCGATCGACGAGGATCGCAAGCCGCACGACGGACGGACGTCCGATCGACTGCAGTGCGTCGAGCGCCGCGCGGATGCTGCGCCCGGAGAAGAGCACGTCGTCGACCAGCACCACGGTCTTGCCGTCGATGCCTCCCGCCGGGATGTCGGTCGGCTGCGGAGAGCGCGTCGGATGCTTCGCAAGATCGTCACGGAAGAGCGTGACGTCGAGGGCGCCGACCGGAACCCCTGTCTGAGCGATGGAGCCGATGAGCCCCGCGAGGCGATTCGCGAGAGCGACGCCGCGGGTCGGAATGCCCAGCAGGATCAAGTCGCTCGCGCCGCGATTGGATTCGAGGATCTCGTGGGCGATGCGCGTCAGGGCGCGCGCGATATCGGCTTCTTGCAGCACGATGCGTGCAGACAATGGCCACTTCCCTTCTCCGCCTCTCAGGACGGTGTTAAAGGTGGTGATGACCCCATTCTAGCTATACGCCGAGACGCATCGCCGCGTCCGTCACCTCGTCGACCTTCGTCGCTCGGATCGCGTGACCCGTGGTCGAGAGGCACTTGCCCGTCTTCAGGTCCCACTTCCAGTCGTGCATGCTGCACGTGAGAATGCCGTCCTCATCGACCTTGCCGGTCTTCGTGAGGTCAGCGCGCAGGTGCGGGCACCGACGCTGCACGACCCAGTCGCCGATCTCCGCGTCTTCGGTCTGGTCCGTCTGCTCGGAGTACCAGTTCTCGACGTACTCTATGCGATCCACCGAGAGGCACTTGAGGAAAGTCGTCAGGAACTCGTTGAACTTGCCGCTGCGACCGACCGAGAACTGCATCGAGAGGAAGATCGAGTTCGACCAGTCGATCTCGTGGTCGCGGATGTTCGTGGAGACGAGGTCGGCGGGGATCGTGTACCAGTAGATGCACTCTTCACCGTCGTACTCGCGCACCTTGGCGCGCGGGAAATCCACGACCATGTCGAGGTCGCCGATGCGGAAGCGCACGTTGCCGCCGACACCGAGGCGGATCGTGCGCGACTTCTTCAGCAGCGGCTCCCACCACGCCTTGATCGCTGCGAGCATCTCTGCCGGCGGGATGACGTCGGCCCGTGTGGCGATCTCGTCCTGGATCTCCTGCTGACGCGTGGTGCGCTGCGATTCGAGATAGTCCCACTTGTTGTCGAACATGTGGGCGATCTCGTCGTCGGTGTACAGCGACTGCGAGGTGGTCACCTCACCGTCGATGATGTCGACGACCGTTCCCGGTACGAACAGGTGTCCCTGGTACTTGCCGGGTGCCTGCTCCTCCATGTGCTCGAGGAACTGCTTCGAATCGGTGAAGATCGACTCGCCGTTCTTGCCGAAGCCGTTGAAGTCGAACAGGTCGTCGCGCAGGAACATCGGCGGACCGGCCATCGGGAACACGTGCGGAGCGCCGACCTTCTCGATGTAGAACATCGCGCGCTTGTTCTGCGCCTCGCGCTTGAGTCGAGCGAAGTTCTGCTTCGCGTCCAGCGGCAGGTCGTAGACCATCGGCCACCAGATCGCCCCGGAGGTCTGCGTGAAGTAGGCGTCGGGTGTGCCGAAATCGAGCAGCGCCTCCAGGTCGAGCGGGTGCGAGTCGTTCTGGTTCAGCATCGATCCCGTACCGTCGTCGACGCTCAGGGAGGAGTCGCCGATCGGGCCGTCGCTGGGCGCACGCAGGGGCGTCACCATGATCTTCAGCTCGCCGCGCTCGATCACCTCGCCCGCGGGCGCGTAGGTGATGTTGTTATAGCCGAGCGCGCGGATGTCCTGCTCGAGGTCGTCGACGGGGTACTCCGGAAGCAGCACCTCGATGTCCTTCGACACGTAGCGCTCCAGGAGTGCGGGATCGAAGTGGTCACGGTGGCGGTGCGAGATGTAGAGGAAGTCCGCCTTGCCGAAGCGCTCCCAGTCGAGACCGCGGTTGTCGGGGAAGGGGAACCATGACCCGAAGAAGGAGGGGCCGAGAACGGGGTCGCAGAGAATGGTTCCGCCTCGGGTCTCGATGAACATCCCCGCGTGGCCGAGCGCCGTGATCCGCATTGCTTCTCCTCCTGATTGAGCGTCCACGAGTCTACCTGCGGCCTGCTGTGGCTCTCCTGCGACGAGCCGTGAGAATGCGCTCGCCCTAGTCCAGCAGCCCGCGGATGTCGTCCGCGGTCAGCGTCTGCGCGAACAGGTTCTCGTCATCCATGACGGCGGTGATCAGGCGCGCCTTTCGCTGCTGCAGCGCGAGCACCTTCTCTTCGATCGTGTCGGTGGCGATCAAGCGGTACACGAGGACGGTGTTGTCCTGCCCGATGCGGTGCGTGCGGTCGATGGCCTGCGCCTCGGCCGCGGGGTTCCACCACGGATCGAGCAGGAAGACATAGTCCGCCTCGGTCAGGGTGAGCCCCACCCCACCGGCTTTCAGGCTGATGAGGAACACCGGCTGCTCCCCCGAGCGGAAACCTTCGATGACCGCAGGTCGCTGCCGTGTCGCGCCGTCGAGATAGGCGTACGGGATTCCCTCTTTCTCGAGCCGACGTGCGACGAGCGCCAGATACGACGTGAACTGGCTGAACACGAGCGCGCGGTGCCCTTCGGCCTGCATCTCCGTGATGCGCTCCAGGAGGACGTCGATCTTGCGGGAGCCGATCCGCGCATCGGTCTCATCGATGAGCCCCGGTGACAGGCTGAGCATGCGCAGGAGCGTGAGAGAGCGGAACACGATGAATCGATTGCGATCGAGATCGCGGAGCAACCCCAGGATCTTCTGCCGCTCGCGCTGCAGCACGACGTCGTACAGAGCGCGGTGTGCAGGACTGAGGTCGACCCGCAGCACCTGTTCCTGCTTGGGAGGAAGGTCGGGAGCGACTTCGTCTTTCGTACGTCGGAGGACCAGGGGTCGGATGCGACGCCGCAATCGCTCCAGCTGATGCGCGCGATGGGCACCGTTCTCGGCGTTCTCGGCGACCTTGCCGCGTTCGATCGGCTGGACGTAGTCGCGGCGGAAACGCTGGGCGGAGGCGAACAGCCCGGGTGCCACCAGGGACAGGAGGGCCCAGAGATCTGTGAGGCTGTTCTCCATCGGGGTTCCGGTCACCGCGAACGTCACATCTGCGCGGATGCGCGCTGCCGCGAGGTGCTGCAGCGTCGCCGCATTCTTGACGGCGTGGGCCTCATCCAGGATCAGGCCCGCCCACTGCGCCTCGGCGAAGGCGTCCTCGCCGAGGCGCAGCACCGTGTAGGAGGTCACGAGCACGTCGTGCTGCGCGGCCAGCCGGGCGATCGTCGCCGCCGAACGGGGTCGCCGTGCGACGACGCCCAGACGGAGGTCGGGGACGAAGCGACGCGCTTCGCGCACCCAGGTGTCCGTCACCGACGTCGGAGCGACGATGAGGAACGGACGCCGCTCGCCCGACTCGCGCGCGTGCTGAAGCAGGGCGAGGATCTGCACGGTCTTGCCGAGGCCCATGTCGTCGGCAAGGATCCCGCCGAGTTTGTGCGCCCAGAGAAAGGCGAGCCAGTCCAGGCCGTGCTGTTGGTACGGGCGCAGCGTCGCTCGCAATCCCTGCGGAACCGCGACAGCAGGCACCGCGTGCGCGTTGCGAAGACCTTCCGCCGTCGCCCGCCAAGTGATGGCCGGCTCTGCCTCATCGGCGAGGTCTTCAAAATCGTCCCAGAGCGCGACCTGATACCGGGAGATTCGCGGTCCGGTCTCCCATTCGGCGAGCTCCGTGCACTCGTCGATGAGATCTTTCAGACGCTGCAATGCGGGGTGGGCCAGCGAGAAGTAGCCTCCGTCCGAGAGCTTCATCTTCTTCTGGCCCTTGCTCAGAGCCGTGAAGAGAGGGCGGAACGGGATCGTCCGCCCCTCGATCGTCACGATCACCCCCAGATCGAACCAGTCGGGGTCCGTACTCTCCACCGTGGTGATGCGGATCTCCGGGTCACCGGCCAGCTCGTGATAGTTGCGGCGCTCCCCGTGGTACGACACATCGACACCCCGCTCCTCCAGCGCGGGAGCGATGTGGGCTACGAACTCCGCGGCATCCACGTCGTGAAGGGAGTCCGTCTCGATGAAGGCGGTGCCTGCCACGTCCGCCCACGCCGCTTCGATCTCCGGCCGCGCGGCCGTCTCAGCCGCCCCGTCGCGCACAGGATCGTCACCGGCGGCGAAGGGGAATCGCCCGTATCCCTCGTACCGCCACTGCCAGGCATAGGTCACGCGGTCTCCGGGCAGGAACCGCACGGCCAGAGCGGCCGTGGGCACGGGCAGATCTGGGAACGTCACGCCAAGACCTGCGCGGAGGACTCCGGCGCGTCGGAGACCCGGCGAGAGCTCGCGCACGAAGTCTGCCTCCTCTGCCTCGGGCACGTGGACGGCCACCGCCCCGATCAGGCGGTGCAGCGCCTCGGGCAGCATGGACTCCCCCAGATACAACGTCGCCGTCGCACCCTGCACGTCATACGCGTAGACACCCGTGTGGCCGACCGTACGCAGGAAGCGCCCACCCGCTCGTTCCCCATCGAACGCGGCTTCGGCGCGCAGGCTCAGCAGGTTTCGGGGGTCCCGATCGGCGACAGCGGTGACCTCGACGTGGCCCGCGAACACCAGCGCGACGTCGCGTTGTGTGGACACGAAAGGCACTCCGTGCGAGGCGGCATCCCTCAGGTGCGGCCACAGCAGGCGCGACTCGACCGGATCCAGCGCCAGCCAGTCTCCGGAGAGTCCCGACAGCAGCGAGTCGCGAGCGAGACTCAGCAGATCGCCGAACCAGCGCGACTGGGCCGGGTCGAACTGCGTGTTCGGACGCCGCACAGCATCCCACGACGCATCCGCCTGCACCCACGCCCCCGTGGACTGACTCTGGCGCAGCGGACGAACAGCGAGCAGCAGCTCCCCGGGATCTCGCGCAAGGTCACGCACGGTCGCCGACGTGGCGCGCGGAGCCGACCAGTGATGACGCGAAGCGTCGCGACGGCGCAACTCGATCCCGAGCGCCAACGGCGTGGTCGATGCGCGTGCGGACGGCGTCAGGGCACGCCAGGAAAGAGGCGCGGATGCTGCGGAGTCAGGAGTCGTCGACATCGCGGACGATCCTCCTCCACACCACCGACATTCGCGTCAGCCGACGCGAATGTCGTCAGTTCGCGCGAGCGACGCGCGCAAGCACGCCGTGCACGAACGCGCCGGAGTCATCCGTCGAGAACTCCTTGGCGAGTTCGACGGCTTCATCGATCGCAACGGCCGTCGGCACCTCGGGGTTGTGCAGGATCTCCCACACGCCGATGCGCAGCAGAGCACGGTCGACCGCGGGCATCCGCTCGATCTTCCAGTCGCGACTGTGCGTCGTGATCTGCTCATCGATCTCTTCGCCGTGGTCGACGATGCCGTCGACGATCTCGCGGGCGTAGCCCCAGGAAGCCTCACGGGCAGGCTCGCCCGCCGCGCGCTTCGCCTCGGCGGCGAGCGTTGTCGTCAGCGCATCGCCGCGCACATCCGAGGAGAAAAGAATGTCAAGAGCGCGCTTGCGCGCCTTCGTCCGGGCGCTCACGCCTTACTTCTCGCGACCAAGGTAGTCGCCCGTGCGAGTGTCGACCTTGACCTTGGTACCCGCTTCGATGAAGAGCGGAACCTGGATCTCGTAGCCGGTCTCGACCGTCGCGGGCTTGGTGCCTGCAGACGAGCGGTCGCCCTGAAGGCCCGGCTCGGTGTAGGTGACCTCGAGGATCACGGACGCCGGAAGATCGATGTAGAGCGGGTTGCCCTTGTTGAGCGCGATGGTGACCTGCTGGTTCTCGAGCAGGAAGTTCTTCGCGTCGCCCACGGTCGCGGCGCCCACGGTCAGCTGGTCGTAGTCATCCATGTCCATGAACACGAAGCTGTCGCCGTCGGTGTACAGGTAGGTGAAGTCACGACGGTCGACGTTCTCGATCTCGATCTTCGTGCCCGCGTTGTAGGTCCGGTCGACGGTCTTGCCCGACACGACGTTCTTGAGCTTGGTGCGCACGAACGCGCCACCCTTGCCCGGCTTGACGTGCTGGAACTCGATGACGCTCCAGAGCTGTCCGTCGATGCTGAGGACGACGCCGTTCTTGATGTCTGCGGTCGATGCCATGCGCGTGAATCCGTTTCGTGTCGAAGTATGAGTGGGCCGATCCGCGGATGTCACCGCGCAAGGCGGTCGCACCGAAGCGTCAGGATCGGAGCCCGACGGTCAATTCTACGGGATGAGTGCTGCCAGCTGCCGCACGGCCTGCGCGTAGCCGTCGATCCCCTGTCCGACGACGTGCACGGCAGCGACATCGGTCAGGTACGAATGATGCCGGAACTCCTCCCGCGCGTAGACGTCGGAGATGTGCACCTCGGCGAACGGCAGGGCGATCCCGGTCAGCGCATCGCGCAGCGCCACCGACGTGTGCGTGAGGCCACCGGGATTGATGACGACGGCCGCGCAGTCCTGGCGCGCCGCGTGAATCGCGTCGATCAGCGCGCCCTCGT
The DNA window shown above is from Microbacterium keratanolyticum and carries:
- a CDS encoding PH-like domain-containing protein, which codes for MSYEAAVAVMIGAAVLVLGAMLFAWRRRLRRDSGLHAPLGVPEHADVLSRHEVLYVATTRHDQPLERLTIRPLAYRARGEAVITDRGLALSLDGSPTVFLASNRLVAVDRATVAIDRVVEPGGLVRVVWQVDESTRVDSYLRVVSGDPTHVITELQRLCAAPETGASS
- a CDS encoding dihydroorotase, with protein sequence MTETLVFRGAQLLGTQSADILVRDGVIAEIGSGVSAAGARVLDVEGLVALPGLVDLHTHLREPGYEASETILSGTRAAAAGGFTAVFAMPNTSPVADSAGVVEQELALGEAAGYATVQPIGAVTVGQKGERLAELGAMATSRANVRVFSDDGFCVWDSLIMRRALEYVKSFGGVIAQHAQDPRLTEGAQMNEGAVSAELGLAGWPAVAEESIIARDVLLAEHVGSRLHVCHLSTAGSVDLIRWAKKRGIAVTAEVTPHHLLLTDELARDYDARFKVNPPLRREEDVLAVREGLADGTIDIVATDHAPHPSESKSCEWQAAANGMVGLESALRVVHQSMVETGLLGWSDVARVMSAAPARIGSLAGHGTPLEVGQPAEFTLYDASVRGTFTQDDLRGRSVNSPYLGRDLPGRVEWTVHRGYATLANGAVVEELAR
- a CDS encoding aspartate carbamoyltransferase catalytic subunit — translated: MRHLLDTQTLARAEALRILDVAEDMADTQSREIKKLPTLRGKTVVNLFFEDSTRTRISFEAAAKRLSADVINFAAKGSSVSKGESLKDTAQTLEAMGADAVVIRHPASGAPRTLATSGWISAGVVNAGDGTHEHPTQALLDAFTIRKRRFGADSRGRDLTGIRIVIVGDVLHSRVARSNVWLLAALGAHVTLVTPPTLIPQDVSNWPVRVLYDLDEALAEDPDAVMMLRIQLERMHAAFFPSEREYSRRWGLDPVRLARLTGDSIVLHPGPMNRGLEISAEAADSPRSTVLEQVTNGVSVRMAVLYLLLAGERNEDEMGSPNA
- the pyrR gene encoding bifunctional pyr operon transcriptional regulator/uracil phosphoribosyltransferase PyrR, with protein sequence MSARIVLQEADIARALTRIAHEILESNRGASDLILLGIPTRGVALANRLAGLIGSIAQTGVPVGALDVTLFRDDLAKHPTRSPQPTDIPAGGIDGKTVVLVDDVLFSGRSIRAALDALQSIGRPSVVRLAILVDRGHRELPIRPDFIGKNIPSSRQERVNVRLTENDGIDEVAIEG
- a CDS encoding Rieske 2Fe-2S domain-containing protein, with amino-acid sequence MRITALGHAGMFIETRGGTILCDPVLGPSFFGSWFPFPDNRGLDWERFGKADFLYISHRHRDHFDPALLERYVSKDIEVLLPEYPVDDLEQDIRALGYNNITYAPAGEVIERGELKIMVTPLRAPSDGPIGDSSLSVDDGTGSMLNQNDSHPLDLEALLDFGTPDAYFTQTSGAIWWPMVYDLPLDAKQNFARLKREAQNKRAMFYIEKVGAPHVFPMAGPPMFLRDDLFDFNGFGKNGESIFTDSKQFLEHMEEQAPGKYQGHLFVPGTVVDIIDGEVTTSQSLYTDDEIAHMFDNKWDYLESQRTTRQQEIQDEIATRADVIPPAEMLAAIKAWWEPLLKKSRTIRLGVGGNVRFRIGDLDMVVDFPRAKVREYDGEECIYWYTIPADLVSTNIRDHEIDWSNSIFLSMQFSVGRSGKFNEFLTTFLKCLSVDRIEYVENWYSEQTDQTEDAEIGDWVVQRRCPHLRADLTKTGKVDEDGILTCSMHDWKWDLKTGKCLSTTGHAIRATKVDEVTDAAMRLGV
- a CDS encoding DEAD/DEAH box helicase, with the translated sequence MSTTPDSAASAPLSWRALTPSARASTTPLALGIELRRRDASRHHWSAPRATSATVRDLARDPGELLLAVRPLRQSQSTGAWVQADASWDAVRRPNTQFDPAQSRWFGDLLSLARDSLLSGLSGDWLALDPVESRLLWPHLRDAASHGVPFVSTQRDVALVFAGHVEVTAVADRDPRNLLSLRAEAAFDGERAGGRFLRTVGHTGVYAYDVQGATATLYLGESMLPEALHRLIGAVAVHVPEAEEADFVRELSPGLRRAGVLRAGLGVTFPDLPVPTAALAVRFLPGDRVTYAWQWRYEGYGRFPFAAGDDPVRDGAAETAARPEIEAAWADVAGTAFIETDSLHDVDAAEFVAHIAPALEERGVDVSYHGERRNYHELAGDPEIRITTVESTDPDWFDLGVIVTIEGRTIPFRPLFTALSKGQKKMKLSDGGYFSLAHPALQRLKDLIDECTELAEWETGPRISRYQVALWDDFEDLADEAEPAITWRATAEGLRNAHAVPAVAVPQGLRATLRPYQQHGLDWLAFLWAHKLGGILADDMGLGKTVQILALLQHARESGERRPFLIVAPTSVTDTWVREARRFVPDLRLGVVARRPRSAATIARLAAQHDVLVTSYTVLRLGEDAFAEAQWAGLILDEAHAVKNAATLQHLAAARIRADVTFAVTGTPMENSLTDLWALLSLVAPGLFASAQRFRRDYVQPIERGKVAENAENGAHRAHQLERLRRRIRPLVLRRTKDEVAPDLPPKQEQVLRVDLSPAHRALYDVVLQRERQKILGLLRDLDRNRFIVFRSLTLLRMLSLSPGLIDETDARIGSRKIDVLLERITEMQAEGHRALVFSQFTSYLALVARRLEKEGIPYAYLDGATRQRPAVIEGFRSGEQPVFLISLKAGGVGLTLTEADYVFLLDPWWNPAAEAQAIDRTHRIGQDNTVLVYRLIATDTIEEKVLALQQRKARLITAVMDDENLFAQTLTADDIRGLLD
- the nusB gene encoding transcription antitermination factor NusB, whose translation is MSARTKARKRALDILFSSDVRGDALTTTLAAEAKRAAGEPAREASWGYAREIVDGIVDHGEEIDEQITTHSRDWKIERMPAVDRALLRIGVWEILHNPEVPTAVAIDEAVELAKEFSTDDSGAFVHGVLARVARAN
- the efp gene encoding elongation factor P; translated protein: MASTADIKNGVVLSIDGQLWSVIEFQHVKPGKGGAFVRTKLKNVVSGKTVDRTYNAGTKIEIENVDRRDFTYLYTDGDSFVFMDMDDYDQLTVGAATVGDAKNFLLENQQVTIALNKGNPLYIDLPASVILEVTYTEPGLQGDRSSAGTKPATVETGYEIQVPLFIEAGTKVKVDTRTGDYLGREK
- the aroQ gene encoding type II 3-dehydroquinate dehydratase — protein: MARELTDRPGRRILLVNGPNLNLLGTREPEVYGTATLADVERLVAEQAAALGYAVRAMQSNHEGALIDAIHAARQDCAAVVINPGGLTHTSVALRDALTGIALPFAEVHISDVYAREEFRHHSYLTDVAAVHVVGQGIDGYAQAVRQLAALIP